One window of the Lepeophtheirus salmonis chromosome 7, UVic_Lsal_1.4, whole genome shotgun sequence genome contains the following:
- the LOC121121707 gene encoding uncharacterized protein has protein sequence MDKSVFPRDKPIFEILLKKFSSDIPSLLSHLLTMHNESCGCHLSDYDSQKTYNQIWNQKKLQFMELHKLVSQMDFEEYLNRVLRLLIHADIPGTLPLPEAEFWASLRNRIISGNEEILEEAYPPSFVEEELNDIHNYIEKEMTSSELTSPSEFRSTSSTSTKPKVSRSCVPIDCTGISSSFGISWFCIHCSIFHFSKYDCLHYSYIHKSTSPLDQDQCLNVSSEKVAAKVHIQKGSRFGPIQGDILPENRIDFDEDRLNLWLLYRENSNRRMIVKGTQDWTKFLSRAQDSAEANLLVISSGNQLYLVASKDISCGEELFIYNKEDPLTEFWTSRSRAWSNQTKCNRCASNGIFENACDYRTHVSLWHDLRYDGNPLNRVYYCPDCSVKSIGAKEFIRHSRETHGTLPFVCLHCSKRFETYNSLLKHKIRMHDGGKSMKRTCRDCGKEYADSKAWKFHVGQVHAKSKDLQCNNCDMYFSSRYALSRHIREVHNQTQEYSCTKCARQFSQPSNLKQHMLIHTGEKPFSCLNCTSTFTTKQCLQVHYRKIHGYSDRNMPIIIKKF, from the exons atggaTAAGTCCGTTTTTCCGAGAGACAAGCCCATTTTTGAGatccttctaaaaaaattctccTCTGACATTCCTTCGTTACTCAGTCATTTGCTTACCATGCATAATGAGTCATGTGGCTGTCATCTCAGTGACTATGACTCGCAAAAAACTTACAATCAAATCTGGAATCAAAAGAAACTGCAATTCATGGAGCTACACAAATTAGTATCACAGATGGATTTCGAAGAGTATCTCAATCGAGTTCTTAGGCTTCTCATTCATGCGGATATCCCTGGAACACTCCCATTGCCGGAGGCAGAGTTCTGGGCTTCTTTAAGAAATCGAATTATATCGGGGAACGAGGAAATTTTGGAGGAAGCATATCCTCCCTCTTTCGTGGAAGAGGAACTTAACGATATTCACAATTACATTGAGAAAGAAATGACATCTTCAGAATTGACCTCGCCCTCAGAATTTAGGTCAACTTCATCTACATCTACGAAACCAAAAGTGAGTCGCAGCTGCGTGCCAATTGATTGTACTGGAATTTCATCCTCCTTTGGGATTTCGTGGTTTTGCATTCATTGCTCCATCtttcatttctcaaaatatgACTGTCTACACTATTCCTATATTCACAAAAGTACTTCTCCTCTTGACCAAGATCAATGTTTAAATGTTTCATCAGAGAAGGTAGCAGCCAAAGTACATATTCAAAAGGGATCTAGATTCGGACCCATACAAGGGGATATCCTCCCAGAAAATAGAATTGATTTTGATGAAGATAGACTCAACCTATGGCTTTTGTATCGAGAAAACTCTAATCGGAGAATGATTGTCAAAGGCACACAAGATTGGACTAAATTTTTATCAAGAGCTCAAGATTCTGCAGAAGCAAATTTATTAGTCATTTCTTCAGGAAATCAGTTATATTTAGTTGCCTCTAAAGACATTAGTTGTGGTgaggaattatttatatataacaaggAAGATCCTCTCACAGAGTTCTGGACATCGAGAAGTAGag CTTGGTCGAATCAAACCAAATGTAATAGATGTGCTTCAAATGGAATTTTTGAGAATGCCTGCGATTACAGAACTCATGTAAGTCTATGGCATGATCTCCGATATGATGGAAATCCTCTCAATAGAGTATACTATTGTCCAGATTGTAGTGTCAAATCAATCGGAGCAAAAGAATTTATACGTCATTCAAGGGAGACTCATGGAACTCTTCCGTTTGTATGTCTACATTGTTCCAAAAGATTTGAAACCTATAATTCTCTGCTAAAGCACAAAATTAGGATGCATGATGGGGGTAAATCCATGAAAAGAACATGTCGAGATTGTGGAAAGGAATATGCAGATTCAAAGGCATGGAAGTTTCATGTCGGGCAGGTACACGCAAAGTCAAAAGATTTGCAGTGCAATAATTGTGATATGTATTTTTCGTCGAGATATGCTTTAAGTAG acaCATTCGAGAAGTTCACAATCAAACACAAGAATACTCGTGTACCAAATGCGCTCGTCAATTTTCTCAAccatcaaatttaaaacaacatatGCTCATTCACACTGGTGAAAAACCATTTTCGTGCCTCAATTGCACTTCAACCTTTACGACAAAACAATGTCTACAAGTGCATTATCGTAAAATTCACGGATATTCTGATCGAAACATGCCAatcattataaagaaattttaa